The Niabella beijingensis genomic interval AATATACTTCTTAATAATATAGTCCGTGACGGGCTTTAGCCGCAGTTGGCGGTCTGTGGGATGATATCCATCCGAGGTATAAAATTCGATCTGCCCGTTTATTTTCACATACCAGACCCCTCCTTTGGATTGTCCGGTGATGGTATCCGGCCGGGTGATCTTTTTAAACGAACGGAGTTTTTCCGGATCCAGCGCCAGGATCAGTGTATCGCCCAGTTTTTCGGTACAGGAGATCTGCTGGTAATGATCCCCGGTCCAGTACATACAAGCTCCATTCCCCCGTAAAGAACGCCCCATTGAGATGGGTGTTGCTTTATTTTTTCCAAACCAATAGATCGCTATCCCGGTCAATGCCGCTGCAATAACAACAATAACAGCAATACGCATTTTAAAACGGGGGCGGGATCCCGGAGCAACTGTTCCCGCGGTACCCATTGGAAGCCCTTCAGCAGCGCCCGGTTGTACCGGCCCATCCGGATCCGCCTGTTCCATTCCTGCTTCCTCCGGCTCTTCCTGAAGAGGCGTTGCTGGCGGTTTGTCCTCTGCCCCGGTTTCCTCACTAACCTTATTTCCTGTTGCACCTGTTTCTGCAACCATTGTTCCCGTCTCTTCAGCGTCGTAATGCTTTCCCAGTTCGTAAGGCCGGAATTCAAAATCGATCAGCCAGGCCAGCAGTTCAACATTTTTTTTATCGGTATTGATTGATGGCCGTTTAAGAAAATTGGCAAGGGGCCTGAACTTATCAATATCCATCCGTTTGATGGCATGCAACATTTCTTTATCGTCGCCATGCCCAAAAAATCCGGCAAGCGCCACCTCATCTTTTTTCCTGTCGTATCGCCGGCTGCGAACAGCTAAACTCTCTTCCCGGAGTTTAGCCGGGCTTGGATGAATCAAGCGTATCGAAAGGACATTTGCTGCCCTTTTTTTCTCATAATCCCGCAGGACCAGTTTTGTATAATCCGCAAACATCGTCGACAATTATCCTGTAAAACTAACGGAATTTATGGAATCCATCCGGTATTCCCGGAATGACAGATGGAATAAAAGGAATGACCGGAATTACCGGAACAGATTAACAATCAGCCAATTACCTCAATCTATCTTTGTTTCAGAAATCAATTGCGATCTCCTTTGCTAAGAGATTAACTGTACAGAACGGATTTCCCCGGAGCAGCGAAAACGGCGGCAGATAACCGGTTTTGGGAAGCGTTTACCGGCTTCCGTGATCAAAGCTCCCATCCCTTCCCAAAAAAAGTAAGAAGCGCTTCTTACGTGGCTTTTATCCCTGCACCGGATACCGGTAGCAGCATTCTTTAAAATTTAAAATCACGAACAATGATAGAAATATTTATTGCCTTTTTTCTGGCATTATGGCCCAGCCATCCCACTACAACAGCAACCAACAGTAATGGCCCCATTATTACCGGGGGCGTACAGGTAACCGCCGCAAGCGATTCAACCGGGGGGGAAACAGATCCCATTCCGCCAACACCCCGTCCGTAACGGGGCATCTACAAATAAGGCAAGAAGATTTCTTGCCTTATTTTTTTTACCTTTAAGTCAAAAGCTGTTTTGAGAACATTGCCCTTACCCATACTATGTGCCATACTCTGCTTTTCCGGGTGTGATCAACCACATAAAACGATGCCATCCGCCACAATCGCAGATTATAAAAAAGGAGAGGCTTTTTATAATAAACAAAACGATTCGGCCTTTTATTACTTCAACAAGGCCACAACCAGTTCCCCGGATAGTTTAATTCCAAAGGCTTATACCTATATGGCGATTATCCAGAGTCAGGCGGGCGATTATTTTGGCGCACAGGAATCTCTTCTGAATTCGATGAATAATCTGAAGGGTCTGGATTCGATTGATCGGCTCCTCGTATCAAACTATAATGAATTTGGCCGCACCAATTCCAACCTGAAAAACTATGATAGAGCCATCTATTACTATGACCAAGCTCTAAAATATATAAAAGATGATAGGACCAGAATTACAGCCTTAAATAATAAGGGTGTTAACTATCAGAAAAAAAAGCAGTACGCGCAGGCTATTGCCATTTATCAATCGATCCTGGAACAAACAAAAAACAACAAAAATAAATATGCTCAGGTTCTATCGAATATGGCCTATGCCAAATGGCTGCAGGACTCCAGCTACCCGGCAGCGCCTGATTTATTGCACGCCTTGCAGATCCGGAAAGATGAAAAGAATGATTGGGGTTTGAATGCCAGCTACGCTCATCTGTCGGATTATTATGCCCATACGCAGCCGGGGTTGGCATTGACTTACGCAGAAAAAATGTATTCCGTTGCACAACAACTCAGCAGTCCCGACGATGAGCAGGAGGCTTTGTTGAAACTAATACCACTCAGTCCTCCTGAAGCCGTAAAAAAATACTTTACCCGCTACCAGCATCTGAACGACAGCTTACAAACGACCCGTAACAACGCAAAGAACCAGTTCGCACTCATCCGTTTTGATGCGGAAAAGAGCAAAACTGATAACCTGATATTGCAAAAGGACAATGCAGAAAAGAAAGTACAGATCATCCGGCAATGGATCGTTCTGTTTTGCACCATACTGCTGGCGGCGATCCTTTTCTTCTGGTACCGGAAGCGAAAACAACGATTGATCCGCGAACAGCAACTAAAAACCTCTCAAAAAGTACATGATGTGGTGGCCAACGGTCTGTACCGGGTAATCTCAAAAATTGAACACGACAAAACCGGCGGAAAAGAACAGTTGCTCGACGATATGAGCATTTTATATGAGCAATCCCGTAATATCTCTTATGAACCGGTGCCGGAGAACGCCGCCCGGTCTTTTCACGAATCCCTAAGTGAACTGCTCTCCTCTTTTGGTTCCGACAGCACCCGGGTATTGATCACGGGTAACTCGAAAGAATTATGGGAGCATATAAAATCTACGGCCCGAAAAGAACTGAAGCACATCCTGCAGGAACTGATGGTGAATATGAAAAAACACAGCCGGGCCGAAAATGTAGTGATCAAATTTACCAGGCAGGAAAAGCAATTAACCATCGATTATACTGATGACGGGATTGGGCTTTCCCCGGATTTCCGGTATGGGAACGGACTCCGGAATACGGAAACCCGTATTATGAATATCGGGGGCACCATTATCTTTAACGCCAAAACATCCAAAGGCATGAAGATCCAATTAACTATTCCAATTGCATAACCCATATGATCAAAAAAATACTTATCGCCGAAGACTACGAAAGCTCCAATCTTTCCATACAGAAAACCCTGGAAGAACTGAATATTACCAACCCGGACTATGTGTACTATTGTGACGATGCACTGCTGCGCATTCAAAAGGCCGTTGAGGCCAACGCATCATATGACCTGCTGATCACCGATCTTCATTTTGAGGAAGACCACCGCCAGCAGAAAATAACCAGCGGGGCAGCTCTTATTGCTGCGGCCCGCAATATACAACCCGATCTGAAGATTCTGGTATTTTCCGCAACCGGAAAACCGGCCACCATCGAAATGCTGTTTAATAAACAGGAGATTGACGGCTATGTTTGCAAAGGCCGGAACGACGCCAAAGAACTTAAATCGGCAATCAGGGAGATCGACCGGAATCAGCGTTATTTTCCGAGACAGCAATTCCTGCAGATCCGGCAAAAGAATGCCCATGATTTCACTCCGGCAGATATTGCCATTATCTCCTGCCTGGCGGAAGGGATAGACCAGAAAGATATCCCTTTTTACCTGGAACAAAAACAACTCCGGCCCTCGGGACTCAGCAGTATCGAAAAGCGGATCAAGATCATGAAAGACGCCTTTAACTTCTCCAAAACCGGGCAGCTGATCGCCTTTTGCAAAGAGAAAGGAATTGTATAGCGTGTACCTGTGATCAGGTCATCATCACCGGCAACACCACTTTCCCCATAAGATTTTATCCGGATAACCGATCTTATACCTGCTGTCCTTCAGATCCGGAGAGATGCCCTTTTATGCCAGTGATCAGACCCTGCCGGTTGCCTGAAAAAAAATTTCCAATTACGGTTTCCCGTAAAAAACGGCCATCCGCAGGTACTACTTTTGATTCATACTAAAATTTTTTAACTATGAGCAAAAGTTACTACGTTAATAAGAATGCACAAAGCAACGGAGATCATGAAGTCCACGATCAAAATTGCGCAGGGCTTCCTGCTATCGAAAACAGGATCTACCTAGGAGTGCATGACTCCTGTCATACTGCCGTCCGCGAAGCCAAAAATCATTACACCCAGGTTAATGGCTGCAAATACTGTTGCCCTTCCTGTCATACCCAATAAACAGCACAGAATGAAATTCGGATACAGAAAGCTTTCCCTGACAAAAAGAATCGCGGCCAGAACATCCGTCCGGCGCTACATCAGGCATTCTCTCGGGTTCAAAGCACCCAGGGGTTGGGGTTGGGTGACGAATCCGAAAAAGGCAGCATATAACAAAGTCTATAATCAAACTTCGAAAGGATGTATTGTAACGCTGCTTTACCTCTCCGGAATTTCTGTTCTGTTTGTCCTGTTAATATTTTAAACCCAGAAGATCATGCCATTTAAAAAACTGCTGCTGCTCCTAGTCCTGTTTACGGCGTTTGGCGCCAGCCCTTCCGATGCCCAGGTAAAGAAAAAAAGCAGCACTCAAAAAACTGTCACCGCCAAAAAAGGCCCTACCCGTAAAGCAAAAGCCCGTGCCTCAGACGACGGGGAATATTATAACGGTCATAAAATTTATACCGGACCCCGCGGAGGACGCTATTATATCAACCGCAACGGTAATAAAACATACATATAACATCATCAGACAGCAACCAGAATTGAAATATACAGCGGATCAAACAGGGCCTGCCATCACATTCAACCGTGGCCGTTTGCCGGCCTGTGAAAACGCTATAGAATCAGATCCAGATAAGAATTGAAACATCTGCCGCAAGAGACGGCAACACCGGCGATCCGGCTAACGGACTGAAAAACGAACCAGCCTTTATCAAACAAAACAGGTTATCAGTCCGAAAATGAAAATAGTATTATTCTCCTTATTGCTCTTTAACGGCAATTGTACTACTACCACCACCGTATATATCTGTAACAGCAAAACGGCTACCAAATATCATCACACGGAAACCTGCAGGGGATTAAAAAACTGTAATTACCGGATCATACAAATAACATTGGACAGTGCAAAAAAAAGGAACAGGACGCTTTGCGGATGGGAATTATAAATAACATCACAACATATTATCTGTGAGTCAGCAACATTCTAATAATTCCACTTTTAAGAAAGATTCAATCAACAACACTCTTATAGAAAAAAACGCCCTTCCGGGCGTCTCGTGAATGCTCTTATGGTTAAAGGGACAGGTATTGTCCCGCTATGCGATTTTCTTTGCATGGTTGTGGATCTTGCGGATCGCCTGTGCGATCTTGTCCATATCGGACCGGGGACCCAGCAGCATGGTTTGCGTAAACCATAACGCTTCGGTGGTCAGCCGGTCGTTCACCGGTGTCTGCAGGGTCTGATCCAGCCATTGCTGCATGCGCTTTTCCCCGTATATCTTTAAATAATGCGGGTTCTTTGCCAGGCCGGTCACATAATCTTCCTTGTTGATCATGCCATATCCTGTTGAGGCAAACACCCCTTCGGCTGCAAGCGCATCCACAAATTTTTCTCTTGACATACCTGCAAAAGCCTTACTGTCGTACCGGAACATATACAGGTGATACGCACTCCGGGTGGTTCCCGGGTACAGCTTCGCGGGGATAATGCCGGGTATCTGGCTGAGCAGTTGCGTCAGATAAGCTGCGTTGGCGTTTCTTGTTTCGGTCTGTTGTTTTAACCGGGACAATTGTGAAAGCAGTATGGACGACTGGAACTCGGAGATTCGCAGGTTGGATCCGCGTGTACCGCTTCCGGTACCCAGGCCCGCCGAGTTGGCGCTTTGTCCCTGGTGGTGGAAGCTATAGCATTTCTGGTAGAACGTTTCGTCATTGGAAATAATGGCACCGCCTTCTCCGGAGTTCAGGTTCTTCGTGGCCTGGAAGCTGAACGCCCCGCCCAGTCCCCAGTTTCCCACCCCCTTGCCTTTCCATTCTGCCAGGTGCGCCTGGCAGGCGTCTTCCAGCATCGGGATGTTATGCTTCTTACTGATCTGTAGTACCGCATCGATATCAAAAGGCGATCCTCCGATATGCACCGGCAGCAAGGCTTTGGTGGCAGGTGTTATCGCCGCTTCAATCTTACGGGCGTCGATCTGGAACGATTCGATATCCGTGTCTACAAATACGGGCAGCGCGTAGTTCAGCACAATAACGTTGTAGGTAGCGATAAACGTATAGGGCGGCAGGATGACTTCGTCACCGGGGCCGATATCCAGCGCACCCAGCATGGCAAACAACGCATTGGTTCCGCTGGAAACCGCAAGCGCGTTTTTTGCTCCTGTGGCGGCTGCATAAGCTTTTTCAAAAGCAGCAGTTCTTGTATTATCGGCAAGACGCCCCCAAACGCCGCTTTTTACCACATTCATCAATCCGGTTTCTTCCAGTTGTCCGAATATCGGCCAGGAGGTGCCGATTGCCGGCATGGCCTTGCTGCCGCCGAGTATTGCCGGTGTTGCATTCGCTGTGGACCGCATCAGTACCGGCACGCCCGCAACGGCTCCTGCGCCCGCAAGGCCCAGACTGCTGATAAACCTGCGTCTGCTTGTTTTCTTTTCCATGATTAAAATTTTGTCTTTTGAAAATGATTAAATTATCGGGTTTATGATTCTTCGGTCAGTGTTTCGTTGTGAAATGCGATCAGTCCGCCGATAGCTGCCGGCAACACCGCTCCTACCTGGAAGCCGTGTTCTTCTGCTACCATCTGTAACTGTTCCTTAAAATGAAAGGCCACGGAGCCCAGTGCATTAAAACTAAATGATGTGGCTTCCGGATAATGGTCCACGATGTTCGTAAAAAAATCGTGGAACGCCGCTACAACAATAGCACTGCAATAGGCGTCTGTTATATGTTCTTTCAGGAAGCGTGCAAAACCGGCACAATATTTATTCGCTTCCGGCTCGGTATATACCTTGGTCAGCAGGTCCACTGCACTTAATCCGCAGGCGGTTTCAAACTGGTTCCGGAGTTGCGGTGGCATCCGGTCCCGGATAAAATCACCGATCACTTTTTTACCGATATAGGCCCCGCTGCCTTCATCACCCAGCAAAAAGCCCAGCGATTCAATATTGGCAATGATCTTTTTGCCATCGTATAAGCAGCTGTTGCTGCCTGTGCCCAGGATCGCAGCCATCCCTTGCTGCCGGTGTAACAGGGCCCTCGCAGCCGCCAGCAGGTCGGTCTCGATGCTAATACCTGCGTTGGTAAATACAGCAGACAATCCATTGATCAGCACCGCATCGGTTTCTGCCGCATAACCGCCACCGGCGCTGTAAAAAAACAGTTCCTTTACCTGCTCCCGGTCCGCCAGTATGGCTGGTGGCAGGGATGTCCGGAGCGACGCTGTCATTTCCGCTGCTTTGATATAGAACGGGTGATACCCGCTGGTCTCAAAAAGTTCCGGTTCCTTATCCACCTGTATCCGGCACCAGGATGTTCTGGTAGCGCCTCCGTCTGCGATTATCGTCATGTTTATTTTTTAAAATGTTGCATCCTGTTTAACCCGGATTCTGAAAGACCGTCGTTGTCACCACACTCCGCTTACCGGAAGGCGTTATAGCGACCGTCTTAAGCAGCCGTTTTTCTCCTTTTTCCAGTTTCAGGATCACCGGATCCCTGTACAAATAATCTGCTTCACCGGGCTGCTGTCCGTCAAAATTGTAAAAGATGCGCGCACCTTTTACCGGCGGGCTCAATACAATTTTGAACGATGCCCCGGAAAGCGTGGTATCGGAAACACCACCCGGCTCCGGCACACGATAGTTCCGTTGGGTACCGTCCAGCCAGGCCAGGTGTTCCGGCAGCCGTTCTTCAAAAAAGGATACGGAATCTTTCCGGTCCTTTGGCGTCCATGCCACTTCGGCCAGTGCCAGCAATCTTGGATAAAGCATGTACTCCACTTTTTGGGGAGTGTTCATGTGCTCGGTCCACAATGCACCGCTGACACCAACGATTAGTTTCTTTTGTGCCGCTGTCAGTGCTCCGGGATCCGGGTCATAGCTGTATACCAGTGCCAGTGGGTTATATCCCCATTCTATGGCATACGGTTCCTGTTCGCGTTTTCCCTGTATATAATCAAAATAAAGAGGAGTAACCGGCGACATCACTACCTGGTGATTCAGCTTTGCTGCTTTGATACCTTCCTTAATATCGCGCCAGCACATCACCATCGTATTTTCCGGAAGCCCGCCCTCCATGATCTCATCCCATCCGATGGCCGTTCTCCCTTGCTTATTTAAGAAGCGTTCCATCCGTTGCATAAAATAACTCTGAAGCTCAAACTCATCTTTCAGATGCTGATCCCTGATGCGCTTTTGACAGAAGGAACATTTTTTCCACCGTTCCTTCGGGCATTCATCACCACCTATGTGGATGATCCTGG includes:
- a CDS encoding tetratricopeptide repeat-containing sensor histidine kinase, giving the protein MPSATIADYKKGEAFYNKQNDSAFYYFNKATTSSPDSLIPKAYTYMAIIQSQAGDYFGAQESLLNSMNNLKGLDSIDRLLVSNYNEFGRTNSNLKNYDRAIYYYDQALKYIKDDRTRITALNNKGVNYQKKKQYAQAIAIYQSILEQTKNNKNKYAQVLSNMAYAKWLQDSSYPAAPDLLHALQIRKDEKNDWGLNASYAHLSDYYAHTQPGLALTYAEKMYSVAQQLSSPDDEQEALLKLIPLSPPEAVKKYFTRYQHLNDSLQTTRNNAKNQFALIRFDAEKSKTDNLILQKDNAEKKVQIIRQWIVLFCTILLAAILFFWYRKRKQRLIREQQLKTSQKVHDVVANGLYRVISKIEHDKTGGKEQLLDDMSILYEQSRNISYEPVPENAARSFHESLSELLSSFGSDSTRVLITGNSKELWEHIKSTARKELKHILQELMVNMKKHSRAENVVIKFTRQEKQLTIDYTDDGIGLSPDFRYGNGLRNTETRIMNIGGTIIFNAKTSKGMKIQLTIPIA
- a CDS encoding response regulator, which produces MIKKILIAEDYESSNLSIQKTLEELNITNPDYVYYCDDALLRIQKAVEANASYDLLITDLHFEEDHRQQKITSGAALIAAARNIQPDLKILVFSATGKPATIEMLFNKQEIDGYVCKGRNDAKELKSAIREIDRNQRYFPRQQFLQIRQKNAHDFTPADIAIISCLAEGIDQKDIPFYLEQKQLRPSGLSSIEKRIKIMKDAFNFSKTGQLIAFCKEKGIV
- a CDS encoding DegT/DnrJ/EryC1/StrS family aminotransferase, with the protein product MEKKTSRRRFISSLGLAGAGAVAGVPVLMRSTANATPAILGGSKAMPAIGTSWPIFGQLEETGLMNVVKSGVWGRLADNTRTAAFEKAYAAATGAKNALAVSSGTNALFAMLGALDIGPGDEVILPPYTFIATYNVIVLNYALPVFVDTDIESFQIDARKIEAAITPATKALLPVHIGGSPFDIDAVLQISKKHNIPMLEDACQAHLAEWKGKGVGNWGLGGAFSFQATKNLNSGEGGAIISNDETFYQKCYSFHHQGQSANSAGLGTGSGTRGSNLRISEFQSSILLSQLSRLKQQTETRNANAAYLTQLLSQIPGIIPAKLYPGTTRSAYHLYMFRYDSKAFAGMSREKFVDALAAEGVFASTGYGMINKEDYVTGLAKNPHYLKIYGEKRMQQWLDQTLQTPVNDRLTTEALWFTQTMLLGPRSDMDKIAQAIRKIHNHAKKIA
- a CDS encoding N-acetylglucosamine kinase — translated: MTIIADGGATRTSWCRIQVDKEPELFETSGYHPFYIKAAEMTASLRTSLPPAILADREQVKELFFYSAGGGYAAETDAVLINGLSAVFTNAGISIETDLLAAARALLHRQQGMAAILGTGSNSCLYDGKKIIANIESLGFLLGDEGSGAYIGKKVIGDFIRDRMPPQLRNQFETACGLSAVDLLTKVYTEPEANKYCAGFARFLKEHITDAYCSAIVVAAFHDFFTNIVDHYPEATSFSFNALGSVAFHFKEQLQMVAEEHGFQVGAVLPAAIGGLIAFHNETLTEES